A genomic region of Candidatus Hydrogenedentota bacterium contains the following coding sequences:
- the tpx gene encoding thiol peroxidase, translating to MNERTGELTFKGGPLTLLGNRLSAGDTAPDFKLAANDLSPVTLADSAGKVRIISVVPSLDTGVCDQQTRRFNEEAAALGDKIAVLTVSADLPFAQARWCGAAGVDQVQTLSDHYDMNFGDAYGVHIKELRLDTRAIFVVDSANKLVHVEYVPEMTDFPNFDAALSAARAAS from the coding sequence ATGAACGAGCGCACCGGTGAATTAACCTTCAAGGGCGGCCCGCTGACGCTGCTGGGCAACCGCCTGTCCGCCGGCGATACCGCCCCCGATTTCAAACTCGCCGCGAATGACCTGTCTCCCGTTACCCTGGCCGATAGCGCGGGCAAGGTCCGCATTATCAGTGTCGTGCCGTCGCTCGACACCGGCGTATGCGATCAGCAGACCCGCCGCTTCAACGAGGAGGCTGCGGCTCTGGGCGACAAGATTGCCGTCCTTACGGTCAGCGCCGACCTGCCGTTTGCGCAGGCGCGCTGGTGCGGCGCCGCGGGCGTCGATCAGGTGCAGACGCTTTCGGACCACTACGATATGAACTTCGGCGATGCCTATGGCGTGCACATTAAGGAACTCCGGCTGGACACGCGCGCGATCTTCGTTGTGGACAGCGCCAACAAGCTGGTTCATGTGGAGTATGTGCCGGAGATGACCGATTTCCCGAATTTCGACGCGGCGCTTTCGGCGGCGCGCGCGGCGTCCTGA